The following DNA comes from Ruegeria sp. YS9.
CCGCGTGGCCGAGTTTGCGCCCCGTACCGACGCACCCCCTACCCCGCCACCATATGAAATCGCGGCCGCCGAAACTTCGACCAGCGCGCTGGTCTGGATCATTCTGCTGGCGGTGGGCGGCGGGCTGATCCTGAATGTCATGCCCTGCGTGCTGCCGGTTCTGTCGATCAAGCTTTCCTCGGCGGTAAAGGCTCGCGACCGCTCTGCAGCGCAGATTCGCGCCGGGTTCCTGGCTTCGGCAGCCGGAATCCTGGCATTCATGTGGCTGTTGGCGGCTATCACCATTGCGGCGCGGTCGCTGGGCTATTCCGTCGGCTGGGGCATCCAGTTCCAGAATCCGCTTTTCCTCGCGGTGATGATCGTGGTGCTGGCGGTTTTTGCAGCCAGCCTCGCGGGCTTGTTCGAGATCACGCTGCCGCAGTCGCTGAACACCCGGCTGGCCCATGTCGAAAAGGGCCGAGTGTCGCTGGTCGGGGATTTCCTGACCGGAACTTTTTCAGCAGTTCTGGCGACGCCCTGCTCGGCCCCCTTCCTCGGCACGGCGGTGGCCTTTGCCCTGACCGGCCGACCGGTGGATATAGTGGCAATCTTCACCGCAATGGGGGTCGGGCTGGCCATTCCTTACTTGCTGGTTGCAGTGCACCCGAAACTTACCGCCGCTCTGCCTAAACCGGGGCGTTGGATGGTGGGATTAAAATGGGCCCTGTCGGCGGCACTGCTGACCACGATCGGCTGGTTGGTCTGGGTGATGGTCGGGGTGGCCGGAGACACTGCTGCAACTGCTACCGTGCTGGCTGCAACTGTGCTGGTCCTGTTGATCTGGAAAAGTACGATGATGCCACCCGTTTTGCGCTGGACAGCCCTGTTGCTGACGCTGACCGCAGCGTTTGCTGCACCGGTTGCGATTGCCGGCAAAGACCGGTCCAGGCTGCTTGAGCCAGCCGGAGAGATCCCATGGATTACCTTCAGCCGCTCCGAAATCGCCCGCCTTGTATCGCGCGGCGAGGTGGTTTTCGTCGATGTCACAGCCGACTGGTGTCTGACCTGCAAGGCCAACAAAGCGTTGGTGCTGGAACGCGGCGAGGTTCTGGCAACGCTGCAATCGGACAAAGCAATTCCGATGCAGGCCGACTGGACCCGCCCCGACGATGTGATCGCCCGGTTCCTTGAGGACAATGGCCGGTTCGGGATCCCCTTCAACATCGTCTACGGCCCGTCGGCCCCCGAAGGCATCGCCCTGCCTGAGATCTTGACCACGAACGCCATTCTCGACGCGATGGAACAGGCCGCGCCGATTGCGGGCGGAGCTGTGGAAAGCGGATCCTGACCCCGGAGTTCACATATCCCGGATGCGATTGCTCTGCTGCGCCAAACGCATGGTCTCGTGCTCTTCCATTTCCAGTAGTGCTTGAAGGAGTTCGCGTGCTTCGGGTATTTCGGCACGCCCTTGCAAATACCGATATAAATCGATCACCTGATTGTGAAGATCGAAGACCGCTTCGCAGATCTCATCGATGCTCATCTGTGCGAGCGGTCTGTCGCAGGTGCGATGTGGGTCGACAGGCTCATGGCCCAAATAGTCATATACCCACGTGTTGAGCGCTTTGGGATCGGCTCGTTTCACGAAGCCATCGACGATTTTCTCCAAAGCAGCCTCATGGTCGGCGAGGTAGGTAAGCAACATCCTGGCCAGCTCCTGCTCGGACTGTGTCGAACAGTGGGCCAAACATTCGGCGAGCCAATGATGCATTTCCCGCGTCCAGACAATTAGATCAGAAAACGTTTCAACTTTCATGGCCTCAACCTCCTAAAGATCGGCATGCGAAAGCCTAAACCGGCATTTTCCAGATGGCTCACTGGGCATCGGAGCGCGAAGTCGGCGCCGGCCCGACCCACGCCAGGCTGCGGGAATCACCCCCCCAGTTCCCGCAATGCCCGGTCGATTGCCACCTTGCGCGGATCCTCCTGCGGCAGGTCATCCGCCAGATCCCTTGCCCTGCCATAGGCGTTCCGGGCGCCGTCGGTCTCGCCCAGCACCGAATAGGCGTTGCCCAGCCGCATCCAGCCGTCCAGATCCCCTGGGTTTTCCTGCATCCGGCTCGCCAGCCGTTCGACCATCGAGCGGATGAAGGCCTGCCGATCTTCGTCGGACATCTCCTCGGCCGTCGCCACCTGATCGGCAGTTGGGCCGGGCATGGAAGGGGCAAAAGTCGCCAGATCCACCGGCGCCCGTCCTATCGACGGGGCGATGCGGTTAAGCTGGGCCACAAAACTCTCCATCCATGGCCGGAACTCCTCTTCGGCGTCGATCCGCGTCTTCAGTAGATCATAGGCCTTTTCAGGCGATCCAGCCTGCTCCAGACCAACGGCTTTGTAGAATGTCGCTGCTGGGTTCGATGGGTCCAGTTCCAAGGCTCGTTCAAACGCCCGATCGGCCTTGGGCGTAACGACACCGTCATCGGCATAGACCAACGCCTCGCCATATTGCGACACCAGCGCTGAATTCGCATTGGGTCGGTCCAGCAACCCCTCGAACGCGTCTGCGGCATCTCCAAAGCGTCCCATACGCATATAGGTCTGAGCCAACAACACCCATCCCTCGGTTGGCCCGCCGGTTTCATCCGCCTCGAGCCGCGACTTCAGGCGCACGGCAAGGTCGGCGATTTCACGGGCTTCGGCCTGCTCCCCCTCGCGTTGGGCAAATGGCTGGCTGGGGATGTAGGGACTACCCAGTTGCCAATAAAGACCGGCTCCGAGCGCTGGAACTACCAGCGCGGCAAGTAAAATCAGCGCACGCCCGGAATGGCCCATCATCGCTTTGTCGTCCGATTGCCGGTCAATCGCCTTCAGGCGACGTTCTATCTCGGCTCTGGCGGCCTTGGCTTCTTCGGCCGAGATAATTCCTCGTTCCAGGTCCTTCTCTACTTCGCCGATCTGGTCGGAAAAGATGGCAGAGGCGCTTTCGTGTCTCGACAAGTCCGAGGTCTTGCGCCCCATACCGGAGAGGGCGAGCGTCAGAAACACCGCCACGGCCATGAATGAAAAGATAATCCAGATCATGCGTGCGGCTCCGTGAGTGAATGGTTTTCGGAATTCCGTTCTTCGCTCGCGCCGTGTGCCGTCTCTTGATTTCGCGACTTCCGATATCGGCGCGCATTCTGGGTCAATACCGCTGCAGTCGCGATACCACCCAGCCCCAGGATGACGATAGGCGCAACCCACAGTATGTAAGTTGATGGCTTCCACGGCGGGTTGAACAGAACATAGTCGCCATAACGCGCAACCAGAAAATCCATAACCTGCTGGTCCGAGTCACCTGCCACCAGCCGTTCGCGCACAAGCAGACGAAGGTCGCGCGCCACCCCGGCGTTAGAACTGTCGATGTCTTGGTTCTGGCACACCACGCAGCGCACCTGTTTTGAAATCGCCCGGGCCCGTTCTTCCAGAACCGGATCTGCAAGTATCTCGTCGGGCTCAACCGCGAATGCCGGCTGCGACACCAGCATCGCCAGAGTGACTGCGGTAATTACAATGCGACGTATCATGACGCCTCTCCTCCGGCCGCCCGCGCCTGATCCAGCGCGGTGCGCATCTTTGAAATTGCCTCGTCGCCCAGCACCGGGCCAACAAAACGGAATACGACCTTGCCCGCGCCATCAATCACAAAGGTCTCTGGCACGCCGGAAATCCCCCATTCGATCCCGGCTCGGCCGTCCAGGTCGGAACCGATGCGCTCATAAGGGTTGCCCAGATCGTCGAGCCATTTCCGCGCGTCCTGCGGCTTGTCTTTGTAGTTAATGCCCATCAGGCGAATGCCCTCATCGCGCACCATACGCGTTAGCACCGCATGTTCGGCCCGGCAGGGCACGCACCAGGACGCAAACACGTTGACCACGATCGGAGCTGACCCGTCATTTTCCACCAGATCGGTACTGGACAGCCCGTGGGTATCCAGCCCATCGACCGGCGGCAAGTCGAACTCAGGCACCGGCTGAGAGATCAAAACAGACGGGATTTCGTTTGGATCGCGATCGGGATTCAATCCCCATAGCAGAAAGGCACCCAGGATGCCGGCAATCGTAATTGGGAACAGTGCAAATAGACGTTTCATTGCCCTACTCCGCCGCCACCGGAACGGAGCCCTGCCCAGTCCGTTTTCGTGGTGCACCGACGCGTAGACGCCGATCGGAGAGTGACAAGACACCACCAAATGCTAACAATCCTGAACCTATCCAGATCCAGACCACCAATGGCTCATACAGGATACGCAGAGTCCATTTGCTCTGTTCTGATTCCGCCGCCGGTTCCGATATCGAGGCGTAAAGGTCCCCTGCCAACGTCGTTCGAATTGCCGACTCGGTCGTACTGGTACCCGCCACGAGATAGGCCCTGCGCTCGGGTTGAAGCGTGGTGACATAAGCGCCATCGCGAAATACCTTCAGTGTGGCCGTGCGAGACAGATAGTTCGGACCGCGAAGCTGTTCCACACCGTCAAAACGCACGTCGAACCCTGCTATCTCGATCTGTGTTCCGGGCTCGGCAAAAGTCACGACCTCGGATTTCCAAGCGCTGGACCCGATAAAGCCGATCATACAGACCGCCAACCCCGCATGGGCCACGACCATGCCGTAATGCGAACGCGGTAGGTTGCGGGCCCGACGCAGGGACTCGGCCAGCGGTGCCTCACCCAGCTTTATTCGGCTGGCCCACTCTGTCAGCACAGCGCCCAGCAACCAAACCGCAAGGCCGATCGACAGTACCGCCAAGGCTGGGCCGCCGGTATCCAGATACCACACAAGCAACGCCACGAGCAGGCTAACCCCGGCCACCCATTTAAGCCGGCCCAGAACACCGCGCAAATCCGCCCGCTTCCATGACAACAGCGGCCCAATCCCCATTACAACGACCAGAACCAGCATGATCGGCACGAAACTGGCGTTGTAATAAGGTGGTCCAACCGAAATCTTTTCACCTGTCACAGCCTCAAGCAAAAGCGGATAAAGCGTACCGAATAGAACCGTCGCCGTTGCGGTGGCCAGCAGCAGGTTGTTAATAAGCAAACCGGCCTCGCGGCTGATCGGGGCAAAAAGACCGCCGCCCTCCATCTCCGGTGCGCGTATGGCAAACAGCGTCAATGAACCACCGATCGCGACAGCCAACAGTGCCAAGATGTAAATGCCGCGTTCGGGATCGACCGAAAACGCGTGGACCGATGTAAGCAAGCCTGAGCGGACAATGAATGTCCCCAACAAGGACAACGAGAAGGTCAAAACGGCCAGCAGGATCGTCCAACTTTTGAAGCTGCCGCGCTTTTCTGTCACGATGGCCGAATGGAACAGCGCTGTGCCAGCAAGCCAGGGCATAAACGAGACATTCTCGACCGGATCCCAGAACCACCAGCCGCCCCAACCCAGTTCGTAATAGGCCCACCAGCTGCCCAGTACGATACCAAGTGTCAGAAACACCCACGCCGCCAATGTCCAGGGTCGGACCCAACGCGCCCATGCCGGATCGACCCGCCCCTCAATCAGGGCAGCCACGGCGAAAGAAAATACGATCGAGAAGCCGACGTAACCCAGGTATAGGAACGGCGGGTGCATAGCCAGGCCGACATCCTGCAATAGCGGATTTAAATCCTGACCATCCAGCGGTGCCGGAAACACCCGGTCGAACGGGTTCGAGGTGAACAGCATGAATGACAGGAACCCCGCGCTGATCCAGGCCTGCACTGCCAGTGTGCGCGCCTTGAGTTTCAGCGGGATGTTCCGAGCCAACAAAGACACACCCAGCCCGAAAATCACCAATATCAGAATCCACAACAGCAGCGACCCTTCGTGGCTACCCCAGGTCGCAGCCACCTTGAAAAGCATCGGTTTCAGCGAATGAGAATTGCTGGCCACATTTAGCACAGTGAAATCGCTGACCACGAAGGACCACATCAGAGCGGCGAAGGCGATAGCAACCAGCGCTGTCTGCAGGATCGAGGTCGCAGATGCCGATCGCATCCACATGACATTGTTCCGCGCTGCTCCAATCAAAGGTAATACGCTTTGCACCAAGGACACGGCCAGGGCGAGCGCCAAGGCAAACTGCCCGATTTCCGGTATCATTCCAAACCCTCCGGGTTTCCGGTTTCGCGGCCTTGTCCGACAATCCAGCGCTGGAGAGTCAAGGACATTTTTGCCGCACCCCAACCAGACGCGTGCGCCTTGGCTGGCGGATTTACGAACCGGTGGCCTTGACCTTCCAGCGTGGGAATCCCCCATTTTTCCAACACGTCGCTTGTCACGGAGCGCGAAATGGACAACCGAGTGAGGATAGGATGGTGAGAAACCAAACAGCAAAAATTCACCGTTGGAAATTCGTTCGGGCCGCTTTGATGGCCGGGGGTCTGGGCCTGGCGTCGCCCGTCATGGCTCAAACGGTGACACAGCCGACTGACAGCATGGCGATGGACCCGAAAGCCTCTGCTGGAATGGCTGGAATGGGCAACATGTCGGCAATGATGCGCCCTGACGCGTCGCCACCCACGGGTGTCGTCGGAGGCATGCACCCGCCCGAGGGCGTGTTGATGCCGGTATTCTCGTTTATGAACATGGAGATGGACGGAAACCGCTCGGGAACGCAGTCGCTGTCTACTTCGGACGTGCTGTCGCAATATATGATCGCGCCGCTCAGCATGAGCATGAACATGGCGATGATCGGCCTGATGTATGGCGTGACCGATGACATCTCGGTCATGGCGATGCTGCCCTATACCAACAAGTCGATGAAACATCAGACCCGCATGGGGCAGACTTTCAAGACCAGGGCGCAGGGGTTCGGTGACCTGAAGATCATCGGCGGGTATGATGTCTACAAATCCGACGGGCAGGTTCTGGAACTGTCTCTTGGCCTCAGCTTGCCGACCGGATCGATAGACGAGACCGACACTACGCCGGCCGGGCCGGACCAGCTGCTGCCCTACCCTATGCAACTGGGGTCCGGCACCTACGACCTGCTGCCGGGCATCACCTATACGGGCCAGAACGCAGATTGGTCGTGGGGCGCCCAGCTGGCCGCCATGATCCGGATGGGTGAGAATGATGCCGGTTACACCTTGGGTGACGTCTATTCAGCAACAGTTTGGGGTGCGCGGCGCTGGAATGACCAGTTCAGCTCCTAGTTGCGGGTGGTCGGCGACATCGTGGAAAACATTGACGGGTCGGATGCGCGCCTGAACCCAGGCATGGTGCCCACCGCTGATCCCACCCTGCGCGGCGGCCAGTTTCTGAGTATCGGAATCGGAGTGAATTACCTTGTGCCGGGGTCGGGCGTTTTGGCGGGCACGCGCCTGGGTATCGAGGGCGTGATCCCGGTGTATCAAGATCTGGATGGGCCCCAGCTTGAACGCGATTACGCAGTCTCCTTCGCGATACGCAGGGCGTTCTGACCCTTCAGCCCCAAACCGACTGTAAACGGACAATCAGCGCCGCCGCGGTGGTCAGAACGACCACTGACACCGCCATCAGTAGCAGGGCCAATACCACAGGTCCGCCGCGCCCAGGTACGCGACGTGCCAGTTGGGCTGCAAATCCAGTACCGTGGGCGATCTGGCTCTGAACGACGGATAGGTATAGCGGCAGCGCTCCGACCAGCGTGGCGTACAGGTAAACGCCTGAGATGTTCTCGAAGTAGGCGGAGCGTACCAGCGTCGGACCGACTACCCGCAACGCCACTACGGGATCACCGCCGAAAGACCCGAACCAGTCCGCCGAAAGCGCGTAGATCAGCGCATGCAGCACGATGAACAGGACGGCCCGTAGCAGCAGGTCAATTAGCAGATACCGGGCCGGGACGGCCCCCCTGCCCCGCGCCCTGACCCCAAAGGCGAATAGAAAAAAGCTGAGATAGTTCACGGCAAACACGACGGGCAGCCCATTTGTCACCACCTGGCGAAAAAACCGGACAAACGCGGGACCGCCGTTCAGAAGGTGCGTCGCAAAGCCCGGCGTACGCAGTATGAAAGCCAGCAACAATGGCACCAGCGCAAGACAGCTGACGATCAGCGTGTTCCGTGCAAACTGCCAAAACGGCATGTCGATTGCGAAAAATCTCTCCATTACATCTACCTTGCCAGCCAGTCCGTTTCCCGTCGATCACCCAAAGTGATTTCAGTGCTGTTGATTGATGAAGGTTCGCAAACCTTGGAATCTGATTTGCTTTGTTGCAACAAAGTCGGCGCATGATGACTCAGTAACCCGATTCCGCCTGTGTCTTAAATGCTAACGCTTAGGACGCCAGTCGTTTCGAACGAACAATTGAATGGACATAACGGATTGTTCGGATGATTGTCTTTGTCCATCTCCACGGTTCCGGATACCAAACCAAGTTACAGGAGCGCTATCAATGCTGACCAGACGACACTTTGTTGCGACTTCACTTGCCATTTTCTCTCAGCCAGTTTTTGGAGTGACGTCGGCGGCGGCCTCGCAATGGTCGGAGTGGGATGCGCAAGTAACGCCAGCCAATTTTGATCCCGCAACATCCAATCCCTGGGGGTTACACCCACGTTTCCTGCCTCAACGTGTGCAAACCAATCGACCACTTATTCCGGGTGACATTCATGTCGACGCGGTGGCACGATATCTGTATTTCATCGAAGACGGTGGCACAGCAATGCGTTACGGCGTAGCCATTGCCCGAGGCAATCTTTACGAGCCCGGTGTCTACACAATCAAGCGAAAGGCCAAATGGCCGCGTTGGACTCCTACCGCCGAAATGATTGAACGCGACCCTGATGAATATGCGCAATTCGCAGATGGTGTGCCCGGTGGGCCGACAAACCCATTGGGATCAAGGGCGTTTTATCTGTTCGAAGGTGGTCGCGACACATACCTGCGAATTCACGGAACGCCTTATCCAAGATCTATCGGAGGTCGCGCAAGTTCTGGCTGCGTAAGGATGGCGATGCCACATATCATCGGGCTTTATGATCGTGTCAGGCCAGGGTCCACGGCTCATCTCTACCCTCCCGAGCGCCTTCTGACCGCGACCAGCTGATAGGCGCTTGTCAGGCGCGCGTACAGATTGGGCGCCCTTCAATAGTCCTGAGTGGCAGGTAGGTTGTTTCAACCGGCCCCACGTAGCGATACCAATAGCAACCGTCCTCAGGCATGATTTTAACGGCGTTCAGGTCCTGGCCCGGAGCAGCGATCTGGGCAACGGCGTCAGGAACTCGGGAAAGCGTTCCGGGCTCGCTTTCTGCAGATATCGACGTTGTTTCGGTGCAGGCGCCGACGAGCATAAGTGCGGCCAGTGCTTGGAAAGCTTTCTTGAAGCACATGGTGTTTAGTCCACTGTGTTTGTCATTTGTAGTACCTGATACCCTCGCATCGGTGGGTGATCACATCAATTCTCCAAGAACTAAGCAATTGTTAGCGTTGCTTTTTTGTGCTCGGTTGATTCAAGAAAGTCAGGTTTTGCTGATAGCAGCCTGGAATTACGTCCAAGAAAAATTGCTTTTCCACAATGACTTGATGATTTGGGTCCGCCTTCTAAGGAAATATCCCTGCGCCAACGGCAACGACAATTCAGACGAGTCATCCCATATGAAATGTCATTTGCGTGTTGACCTTCCAG
Coding sequences within:
- a CDS encoding heme lyase CcmF/NrfE family subunit, translated to MIPEIGQFALALALAVSLVQSVLPLIGAARNNVMWMRSASATSILQTALVAIAFAALMWSFVVSDFTVLNVASNSHSLKPMLFKVAATWGSHEGSLLLWILILVIFGLGVSLLARNIPLKLKARTLAVQAWISAGFLSFMLFTSNPFDRVFPAPLDGQDLNPLLQDVGLAMHPPFLYLGYVGFSIVFSFAVAALIEGRVDPAWARWVRPWTLAAWVFLTLGIVLGSWWAYYELGWGGWWFWDPVENVSFMPWLAGTALFHSAIVTEKRGSFKSWTILLAVLTFSLSLLGTFIVRSGLLTSVHAFSVDPERGIYILALLAVAIGGSLTLFAIRAPEMEGGGLFAPISREAGLLINNLLLATATATVLFGTLYPLLLEAVTGEKISVGPPYYNASFVPIMLVLVVVMGIGPLLSWKRADLRGVLGRLKWVAGVSLLVALLVWYLDTGGPALAVLSIGLAVWLLGAVLTEWASRIKLGEAPLAESLRRARNLPRSHYGMVVAHAGLAVCMIGFIGSSAWKSEVVTFAEPGTQIEIAGFDVRFDGVEQLRGPNYLSRTATLKVFRDGAYVTTLQPERRAYLVAGTSTTESAIRTTLAGDLYASISEPAAESEQSKWTLRILYEPLVVWIWIGSGLLAFGGVLSLSDRRLRVGAPRKRTGQGSVPVAAE
- the ccmI gene encoding c-type cytochrome biogenesis protein CcmI, with protein sequence MIWIIFSFMAVAVFLTLALSGMGRKTSDLSRHESASAIFSDQIGEVEKDLERGIISAEEAKAARAEIERRLKAIDRQSDDKAMMGHSGRALILLAALVVPALGAGLYWQLGSPYIPSQPFAQREGEQAEAREIADLAVRLKSRLEADETGGPTEGWVLLAQTYMRMGRFGDAADAFEGLLDRPNANSALVSQYGEALVYADDGVVTPKADRAFERALELDPSNPAATFYKAVGLEQAGSPEKAYDLLKTRIDAEEEFRPWMESFVAQLNRIAPSIGRAPVDLATFAPSMPGPTADQVATAEEMSDEDRQAFIRSMVERLASRMQENPGDLDGWMRLGNAYSVLGETDGARNAYGRARDLADDLPQEDPRKVAIDRALRELGG
- a CDS encoding transporter yields the protein MRNQTAKIHRWKFVRAALMAGGLGLASPVMAQTVTQPTDSMAMDPKASAGMAGMGNMSAMMRPDASPPTGVVGGMHPPEGVLMPVFSFMNMEMDGNRSGTQSLSTSDVLSQYMIAPLSMSMNMAMIGLMYGVTDDISVMAMLPYTNKSMKHQTRMGQTFKTRAQGFGDLKIIGGYDVYKSDGQVLELSLGLSLPTGSIDETDTTPAGPDQLLPYPMQLGSGTYDLLPGITYTGQNADWSWGAQLAAMIRMGENDAGYTLGDVYSATVWGARRWNDQFSS
- a CDS encoding cytochrome c-type biogenesis protein; protein product: MIRRIVITAVTLAMLVSQPAFAVEPDEILADPVLEERARAISKQVRCVVCQNQDIDSSNAGVARDLRLLVRERLVAGDSDQQVMDFLVARYGDYVLFNPPWKPSTYILWVAPIVILGLGGIATAAVLTQNARRYRKSRNQETAHGASEERNSENHSLTEPHA
- a CDS encoding ATPase — protein: MKVETFSDLIVWTREMHHWLAECLAHCSTQSEQELARMLLTYLADHEAALEKIVDGFVKRADPKALNTWVYDYLGHEPVDPHRTCDRPLAQMSIDEICEAVFDLHNQVIDLYRYLQGRAEIPEARELLQALLEMEEHETMRLAQQSNRIRDM
- a CDS encoding L,D-transpeptidase — protein: MLTRRHFVATSLAIFSQPVFGVTSAAASQWSEWDAQVTPANFDPATSNPWGLHPRFLPQRVQTNRPLIPGDIHVDAVARYLYFIEDGGTAMRYGVAIARGNLYEPGVYTIKRKAKWPRWTPTAEMIERDPDEYAQFADGVPGGPTNPLGSRAFYLFEGGRDTYLRIHGTPYPRSIGGRASSGCVRMAMPHIIGLYDRVRPGSTAHLYPPERLLTATS
- a CDS encoding DsbE family thiol:disulfide interchange protein, coding for MKRLFALFPITIAGILGAFLLWGLNPDRDPNEIPSVLISQPVPEFDLPPVDGLDTHGLSSTDLVENDGSAPIVVNVFASWCVPCRAEHAVLTRMVRDEGIRLMGINYKDKPQDARKWLDDLGNPYERIGSDLDGRAGIEWGISGVPETFVIDGAGKVVFRFVGPVLGDEAISKMRTALDQARAAGGEAS